The Paramisgurnus dabryanus chromosome 24, PD_genome_1.1, whole genome shotgun sequence genome contains the following window.
caatcTAAAATGTTACAGCTTGAAACAAAATCATCACTAGATGGCGCTGTTAGACTTTCTATTATCCACACagacaatacatttttttaaatgacagcagTCTGGAAAATTCATACACATTCACACAAATGTCTTCATTTAGAAGACCACGTGAAATATTTATACAATCTTGCCGAAGTAACTTAGTGcaagtttttttatgtttatatattactGCTCCATAACGAACAACTAAACGAATAACTTAATTTAAACAATTCAACATAAATATTCGTAATCGCGACCtacttttttggcaaaatttaacgtttaatttcaaaagtgtCGTCAAAAGTGTTggtttatattataatattactgcttttaaatgtaaaaaaatattgttaactAAACCATACTAAATTTGCATACAGCTATTTAGTCAACGCATTAAAAGCaactaatttatttaattaaattaaattaattgaaCACAGAACTCCGGACGTACTTAAAATACACTCTAAAGGTGCAAAATGTGCACACGAGACGTTTTACTTGTTTGATCACATCCAGTGTTGTTTCGTAAGTGTTAATGCGATTAAAACGCATTAAAGTTGGACTTTGTTTTTATCATTCATGAGTTCATAACGGTGAAAGATGCATCTTAAAACTAATTTATTCGGATAAATCGCTATCTGGCTTTCGGTGTTCTGCTGTTCATCTTTCGTCTCTGATTGGTTAAATTCTTCAACACGCAGTTATTGGCCAGTGAAGCCAGTTTTGAGTTCAGTGCCCCGTGCTTCTGTTCCCAGCTGCGTTCCTCGTCTCCACCCTCATCTTCATCCTCAACTTCGCTCTCTTCGTCGCTCCGTTCGTCTCGTTCCAccttataaacaaacaataaagttTGCACACATTTAAATAGAAATTTGATCATAAACGTGATGCACCGAGAAACTTACTTGGCCTGAAAAGACAAACTTGTACACCATTCGAAGGATCAGCCAAGCCCAGAAGATGTGCAACGCCTGAAGAACCAACAGCAAGGCGTTGAAGAAATAATACCCGGGGTACGGAGGAAAAAACTCTAACCAGTGCACAGCAGTCGTGTAAACCACTCTGAAAATAATACAAAGGTGAATTATGATTTAACATATCattgtttataatataaatgCATCTCTTACAGGAACAGGAAGTATAATGTAGTCTAACCTGCAGGGGAACACCACAAGACGAGTTATGAGGAATACCACAGCAAATATGGCAAACAGGGTATCGCATGTCTTCCTCCAACCGGCATAATTGAACATCTTAGCAGactgtaaataaacaaatgaaaacacTTTGGTTATTTATGTAAacaataatactttattttttgcttgactgaatctataaaaaaatcatgagCTGATCTCATGGTAATGTAATCTGAGAGGACACACCTATAGTGTGTGATAAAGTCATCATGTTTATTATAAAACTATGAGAAACCGACTGAAATCAAAGCTGTGTTTCATTCTGTGGCTGTCAACACTTGTGTGTTAGTTTTGACAGCCATCTCCATCTGTGTTCTGTTCTTCTGTATTCATCGAGCCCTGAAGCGAAAAAATCAACCTCTAAATGTGACTAGATCAAAATGGCTTTTACAGTAATCCCTTTGTCACACAGACGAAACATGTGTTCGAAACTGTAACAAACTCTGTTCCCCTTCGACAACAACAGACTAGCCAGTGAGTCGACTGGTTTATCGAGATTTtttcgttttgatatttttagcaGTGCTAATTAAAAATGTCCTTTTTGACACCTTGCACAGCGAAGATCACAAGCATCATGTAAAATTTTGTTTAGTCTTATCCTCTGATATGGCGTCAATGTGAAAGATAAGAGAGCAGCCAATCAGATTTAACGCAAGTACTTAAcgtaagtattactttccatgaaaagtaactaagtaacgcaattaatggattagtccattttcaaTTTacccaccaccatgtcatccaaaatgttgatgtctttcttggttcagtcaaaaagaaattatgttttttgaggaaaacattccaggatttttctctttttaatggactttaatggaccccaacacttaacagttttaatgcagtttaaaattgcagtttcaaaggactctaaacgatcccaaacgaggcacgagggtcttatctagcgaaatgattgtcatttttaacaagaaaattaaaaaatatgcacttttaaatcacaacttctcgtctatctccggtcctgtgacgcgccagtgcgacctcacgtaattgcgtaatgaagATGGAAAGGTCACgtacatttgcagaccattttaaacaataaactgacacaaagacattaattagtatcattccacatacaacaacgtcagaacggtcctctttctccacacttgtaaacactggggcgtagtttcgcatacatcatccgtgacctcttgacgtgatgaagtattgcgtgaggtcgcgctggcgcatcacaggaccagatatagacgagaagttgtggtttaaaagtgcatattttttatttttcttgtcaaaaatgaaaatcgtttcaccagataagacccttatgcctagtttgggagtcctttaaaacttacattttaaatgcattaaatttgttacgtgttggggtccattaaagtccattaaaatgagaaaaatcctggattattttccacaaaaaacttaatttcttctcgactgaacaaagaaagacatcaacattttggatgacatagtggtgagtaaattatctggatttttttttaagaaaatggactaatcctttaatattgtaatgcattactttaaaaagtaactttccccaacactgcttacatttatatttacatatatgcattttgcacacactttttttgattttttttatcatgtGCTTCCTGGGTTCggatgaccttttgtgctgttaACGCAATGAGCTGTGCAGGAGCGCAAAAAGATGTTAAAATGTGACCGTGACGTACCTCCATCAGGAAGTCCGAGGAGTCGTGAACGAGCATCACCAGGGTCCCGATGCGCACGTAGTTTCCGCAGTACGAGAACGCGATCAGGAAAATTGTGGCGATGTGGTGAACAATTTGTTCTTTGAAGTCCTACGCCCAACACAAACATGATAAACATTTGTGAGGAACCACAGTTTATTTTAGCTACGGGTTTATTTGCGATTACGTAACAGAGGAACTGAACTAACAAAGTTTTCTAAACAGTACATATGAGCGGTGACGGCAGTCAAGCGTACCTTGCGTTTGGTGTCCACTGATACGCTGAGCAAAAGTGAGAGGTAGAAGGAAAGCTCCACAACGTAATACCAATACTGAGCTTCTGCCACGGCCTgcaaaataaacacaagaaCCGGTTTAACAGTCAGAAAATAAACTACAAACTAGGACTTCTTCGTTACTAGTAAAAAGATTTTAAGACTTACTTTTGTCTTATTGCATTGGCAGATCTAAtttgcactgtcagaaaaatgtactaaagctttaaaaaggtccttataTGCAGCATTTGTGTATAGAAATGTACCATCGAGGTATCCTGTGAGATATTAATAtgcatctttttttgtatttttgtaaggttactgctccagtgacagcttttgtccCTTTTTTTGTGACAACAAAAAGTCAATAGATTAAAGCTTTGAATATAGCTTTGAAAAAGCAGAAGGTTATGCATATGATTTAATGTAAATCTTTCTCTCATGAACTCTTGGGCTGCAGGATTTCTTTCTCAAACAAACTCAAGCAAGTGAATCCTGTTCCTGGGATTGTTTAACAGGAagagtgtttgtttgtgtgtatttgcaTGTTTGGGAATGTGTGTTTTGCCCTGACCTGTCTTGGGTATCCGTGCCAGCATTCTCTCTGATCCCAAAACCAAGGAGTCTGATGGGAGAAAAAAACTATAAGgtcaaataaaatgacaaatttacattttatattctAATTTTTGTACGTTTTTTTGTTATGAACTGTACACAAAATAAGGCTGACATTGTAATAAACACTGTCTCCAAATAGATAATCTTTTATTCATTGAAAAATCATTACATGGcagatattttattaattttatacatTTGCAGGTATTTTATTCCTAGATAACAATGGCCTGAAACTAATAATGGAAGGAAACACTGattattttgacaggtacaaatgatatattttacaaaaattaaatataaatatgtcttttaataacatatatgacattatgtttatttaagtGAAAATGAAAGCGACAAGCTTGTCAAGTATGTAATGCATACTCGAAATGTGacctgcatttaacccatcccagtgagtggtgaacacacacacccatattgtcttatcttaaaaccgaaagtaaacTGGTTTTCCTTGTGGAAGGTCTGcgtttgttaaaaatgttttcaaatcaatatttaatgttccttacatTACTTATGAAAtaaatagccgtgtaataaacagaataatgtacaggcagccggtCGTTATCGCGAAATTCATTCGGTCACAGCTCCGGACAAATATAATTTCTATTTCTAACTATACATTTAGCGCACGCTTTTCCTTCAAAGCGATTTACAATGCATTACTAGGTTTATGTTTCTTTATCAGTATATcttgttccctgggaatcgaacctatgacctttgcaGTGCTAACTTAACTTTTTctccgccattgacaagttatctcgtacATAAacagaaaacgcttccctgacaatgacaagtttttacggcaatccatatttccactattatccactaggcgGCACTCTTACACTGACGCATACACTGATCTAAAAATAGTAAAAActctatgtatgttttgatcaacTGAATCTGTtttctaacaaaagtccttcacaaaaatgcaactattttagctttttgctaaaaaaaatatttttgaagaaacctacacaaatttgagaggtgataaaaagacaACAAATGATGAAAGgatgaaactatttttttttaaagcagagggtctgttctctaatttgatatattgtatgaaTATATACACTcccctaaaggattattaggaacaccatactgatgctgtgtttgaccccctttcaccttcagaactgcctttattctatgtggcattgattcaacaaggtgctgaaagcattctttagaaatgttggcccatattgataggatagcatcttgcagttgatggagatttgtgggatgcacattccaccacatcccaaatatgctccattgggttgagatctggtgactgtggaggccattttagtacagtgaactcattgtccaatttgaaatgattcaagctttgtgacatgatgcattatcctgctggaagtagccatcagaggatgggtacatggtggtcataaagtgatggacatggtcagaaacaatgctcagataggcagtggcatttaaagagtaactaaaccctaaaccaactttttttagttaatgatctgtaagaatgatgctttattagtgctgttcattgattttagtaagtgttttgacatttggatataaagtgtttcaatactacaatatatggtgtaaaaacgtctgagtgctgccctcttcaggttgaacggtggctattGCAGTTGacttttcctattggatgttgggtccaaaaaatgactcgtgacgtaagcagtttcaagctcaccacgcccttgttacgatctcaccacacacttggtacgagcttagttcgtcccctctatctccgttgggatctgcccacttttcttgcatttttcaaatattgccagtgggtggagtcaggctctgaccaggggtttagttactctttaaacgatgcccaattggcactaaggggcctaaagtttgccaagaaaacatcccccacaccattacaccatagcattaatgagaaattgaacaggtgttcctaataatcctttaggtgagtgtatgtaaaGAAGATCATTTTCagtaaggcattaaactttgtgaaaatcataaaaaatgctagcAAAGGCTCCAAAAACATGCTGGCGTTTTTTTTAacactggtggggaaagagttagaACTCTTTTTATTCAGCTATAGAATTGTCAAATGTAACAATacaattttataaatattactATATTTTTAGACACAAATTTAATTAGTTTTTTGAGAGCGACTTAATATTTGAATAATTTCCTGGCACATGTGCGCCTTTAGGTATCAATACTGATGGGAGAAGGCTGGTTGGTAGAGATACTTACATGAATCAAAGAGATGAGACCACCTGAGAACACAGCGAGATAAAAGACAAACCTCCACCTGAGAAAAAAATCGAGTTAATCGACCGTAAGTGACATTTTAAACACTTAACGCACATCAACAAACAGACTTACGAAGCTTCGCAAAATTTCTTGGTGTTGCTGGGTCTGTCCTGGTTCCGGCGATGGTGAAACCAGGCCTGGATCTGTCGTTGGGTGAGCCCACAACGCTTCTCCAGAAGTATTATTTCACtctgataaaaaatacattacatcTGACATTATCATGGATGGCTTACCTGCAAGACAACATGAGTATTTGGTACACTAACCTCTAATGGTTGGTTCTTTTTCCTCCGGTAAAAAGCCTCTAGCTTTGGGATGGGCGTGACTCGAACCCTAAACCTATCTCGTACTCCCAGCAGTCGGCTAAGGGGCTGTGCCACAACCctacgagagagagagagacaataTCTTTAATTGTGCTAGCGACACAGCGAATGCAAATCTACACGTTGGTACTACACGTTGATACATTAGCGTGACAACTTCACCTCACGTTGTGACAGTCTGGTTCTGATGTGCTGATGTGACACCCAATACTGTTTGAAATTCAAGATCAGTCTAGAGGTGGTGAAAAGGAAGATGTTGAGGGCCATTTGGAAACAAATGGGCAGGGTCGAGTTTCAGGAGCGACACACTAAACAGCTGCTGTTGTCGCCCGGAGGGCATCTCACCCTACCTctaaaaacagcatgtctacACTTGACTCGCTCATCCTGACTCACCGACGTAGCAACAAATTAATTGACAAGTAGTCTGTCTGGCCTTTATTTTGTATTATGCATGAAAAACATGAAGAATATAAAcctttaattattaaaataattggaAATTGTCTTCATGAGATTCACCTATAAAATCCATTTCAGAACAGACATGTCAAACTTTATATTTGTAAAGTTGTGTGTTGTCGCACCAAATATTCTTCATCTCGCAGCCGACATTAGATTTCATTAGGGATGCACAATATTGAAGAAAAATGTGATAACTTGCTAAAAATGCAATATATGATAGAttgaaaaatctaatttaaacaAATTCACATCATCTCCATGCAAAACAAAGCATCACTCTTAGTCTCTGGTATGAATGTACACATAAAACTATATCAATGAACTAAAACAAAGTGTTATTATTAAATGTCGACTGAATGATTGTATTGAATAAGCCCTAACCTTTCGAAACCAAAGCGCAGGGCAATGAAACTCAGGGCCAGGGGCAGACAGATGAGCAGGTCGCGGGGTTTGGGATGCCGACTGCCACCTGTTGTCCCTTCGGCGATGTCCTTCCATGTGATGCCAGGAGGAAGCCAGAACTCCTCCTGCCAGATCCACTGGTTTATCAGTTCCTCtaccctacagacagacagaagacATACTGTCCACTTCTGATAAAGCAGATAGGTTAATATTAAGTATTAAAACTATATTCACAGTCAGCAGTAGCTATTTCtcacagtaaataaaaaaacacttgaCTTGCGGGAATATTAAGCTACAGGTATGTATATACTGTCTTATAGGGGTATTATGCTACACAAACCTTGACTCGCAAGAATATTGACttaaagaaatatttaaaagaatattGAGCTACAGGTATATTAACGTACAGGAATACCGACTTACGAGAATATTGACTTAAAGTAAAGGTAATTTACAGGAATATTGTATATTGATTTACAAGAATACTGACTTACAGCAACATTGAGCTACAGGTATATTGTCTTATGGGAATATTGAGCTAAAAGAACACAGACTTACAAAATATGAAGCTAAATGTATGTTAACTTATAAAAATATTGAGCTACAGGTATATTGAGCTACATAAA
Protein-coding sequences here:
- the cers4a gene encoding ceramide synthase 4a — its product is MDRVEELINQWIWQEEFWLPPGITWKDIAEGTTGGSRHPKPRDLLICLPLALSFIALRFGFERVVAQPLSRLLGVRDRFRVRVTPIPKLEAFYRRKKNQPLESEIILLEKRCGLTQRQIQAWFHHRRNQDRPSNTKKFCEASWRFVFYLAVFSGGLISLIHTPWFWDQRECWHGYPRQAVAEAQYWYYVVELSFYLSLLLSVSVDTKRKDFKEQIVHHIATIFLIAFSYCGNYVRIGTLVMLVHDSSDFLMESAKMFNYAGWRKTCDTLFAIFAVVFLITRLVVFPCRVVYTTAVHWLEFFPPYPGYYFFNALLLVLQALHIFWAWLILRMVYKFVFSGQVERDERSDEESEVEDEDEGGDEERSWEQKHGALNSKLASLANNCVLKNLTNQRRKMNSRTPKAR